A single region of the Oreochromis niloticus isolate F11D_XX linkage group LG19, O_niloticus_UMD_NMBU, whole genome shotgun sequence genome encodes:
- the LOC100703339 gene encoding semaphorin-4E, with protein MLQFSRGVHTSKAQVTMTHPITFFYCFLVMSEGLASSNTPRRSVSFQDINLKQFKESGFDSLSSLMVREDIGQLVLGARGKVLTLSLDDITKQTSENDWAVSSADKDLCQMKGKSAEECDNFIRTLYTMEDSKMLVCGTNAFNPVCDYMTLTNGTLSLERKPQTGRGKIPFDPYQRFATFMDGDTLYSAASTNFLGTESVFQRFGLNPVKTELKLSWLNDPTMISISLTEASKNSSKGEDGNVFLFFYENAVEQLHGSIPVSRIARVCKSDLGGKRTLQQKWTSFLKARLDCPFGDVGSPSLVQDVFLLSDENDWRNSVFYATFISNSEPSCDCTHSAVCAYKLSDISQVFSGRFLTELDTGNWDIYTGQEPSPYPGSCIDDEMRASGLTSSLNLSDPTLLFVKNHPLMEGVVTPITGKPLLFKPMTHFSKIVVDQVTSLNGQQHLIMFVGTDTGWLQKAVKFEGEDGRIIEELQLFKEPQPVDFLQLSSKTGHLYSGTSNAAVQINVRDCSRYTSCDDCLLARDPYCGWDQIRSQCASVFGASNSSMIQSLSDGDITMCPPSESKKKPVTVYFNVNISQLLPCSPDTNLPIIWNFSHNVLHFGPQFTVLSLGLIIRPSYSDAGLYSCETVEAVKGRVHRKTIAQYLVKVHDTDAIITNLKAAVSILALVVSLVTFSKAVFMVIGYLKSKKGNTRRGNENCTNHQVGPFNYKEPSTLKMHGGRPASKRVGC; from the exons ATGCTTCAGTTTTCAAGAGGAGTTCATACGAGCAAAGCGCAG GTTACGATGACACATCCTATCACATTCTTTTACTGCTTCCTCGTCATGAGTGAAGGGCTTGCATCAAGCAACACACCCCGCAGGAGCGTTTCCTTCCAAG ACATAAACTTGAAACAGTTCAAAGAGTCTGGCTTTGACAGTTTGAGCTCTTTGATGGTAAGAGAAGACATTGGTCAGCTTGTCCTTGGTGCCAGAGGGAAAGTGCTCACCCTCAGCTTGGATGACATCACCAAACAGACCAGTGAG AATGACTGGGCTGTGAGCTCTGCAGATAAAGACCTCTGTCAGATGAAGGGCAAGAGTGCTGAG GAATGTGATAACTTTATCAGGACCCTGTACACAATGGAGGACAGTAAAATGCTTGTGTGTGGGACAAACGCTTTCAACCCTGTGTGTGACTATATG ACTTTAACAAACGGAACTCTCTCCTTGGAAAGAAAACCACAAACAGGTAGGGGGAAAATTCCTTTTGACCCCTACCAACGCTTTGCTACCTTCATGGATG GTGATACTTTGTACTCTGCCGCTTCGACAAACTTTCTGGGTACAGAATCGGTGTTCCAGAGATTCGGACTAAACCCTGTCAAGACTGAATTAAAACTCTCCTGGTTAAACG ATCCCACCATGATTTCCATAAGCCTCACTGAAGCAAGCAAAAATAGCAGCAAGGGTGAAGATGGCAACGTGTTTCTGTTCTTCTATGAAAATGCTGTGGAGCAACTTCACGGCAGCATCCCGGTGTCCAGGATTGCTCGTGTGTGTAAG AGTGACTTGGGGGGCAAAAGGACACTACAGCAAAAGTGGACTTCTTTCCTGAAAGCCAGACTGGACTGTCCATTTGGAGATGTTGGCTCACCATCTTTGGTCCAGGATGTTTTTCTCCTCTCGGACGAGAATGACTGGAGGAACAGCGTCTTCTATGCCACATTCATCTCCAACTC GGAGCCCTCCTGTGattgcactcactctgctgtctgtgcataCAAGCTGTCAGACATCAGCCAGGTGTTTAGTGGGAGGTTTCTGACTGAATTGGATACTGGGAACTGGGACATATACACAGGACAGGAGCCATCCCCCTACCCTGGTTCA TGCATTGATGACGAAATGCGTGCCAGCGGCCTGACGAGCTCTCTGAACCTCTCAGACCCAACGCTGTTGTTTGTAAAGAACCACCCTCTGATGGAGGGGGTGGTTACACCGATCACTGGCAAGCCTCTGCTTTTCAAGCCAATGACCCATTTTTCAAAAATTGTTGTGGATCAAGTCACGTCACTGAATGGACAACAGCACCTGATTATGTTCGTCGGCACAG ATACTGGTTGGCTGCAGAAAGCGGTGAAGTTTGAAGGTGAGGACGGGCGTATCATTGAGGAGCTGCAGCTGTTTAAAGAGCCTCAGCCTGTGGATTTCCTGCAGCTTTCCTCCAAGACT GGCCATCTGTACAGTGGCACCAGTAATGCAGCTGTTCAGATTAATGTTAGAGACTGTAGCCGCTACACATCATGTGATGACTGCCTTCTTGCCAGAGATCCATACTGTGGCTGGGACCAGATCAGAAGCCAGTGTGCATCGGTTTTTGGTGCATCAAACTCATCTAT GATTCAGAGTCTCAGTGATGGAGACATCACGATGTGCCCACCCTCTGAGT CAAAAAAGAAACCTGTCACTGTCTACTTCAACGTCAACATATCTCAGCTCCTCCCATGTTCCCCTGACACCAACCTACCGATCATCTGGAACTTTTCTCACAATGTCCTTCATTTTGGTCCACAATTCACTGTATTGAGTCTGGGTCTCATCATCAGACCTTCCTATTCTGATGCTGGACTGTACAGCTGTGAGACAGTAGAAGCAGTGAAGGGCAGAGTCCACAGAAAAACCATTGCTCAGTACCTTGTTAAGGTTCACGACACTGATGCCATTATCACGAACCTGAAGGCTGCTGTTTCCATATTGGCTCTTGTTGTTTCCTTggtcacattttccaaagctgtgtTTATGGTGATTGGATACCTAAAgtcaaaaaaaggaaacactcGACGTGGCAACGAGAACTGCACCAACCATCAAGTGGGGCCTTTTAATTATAAGGAACCAAGCACATTAAAGATGCATGGAGGAAGGCCGGCTTCAAAGCGGGTAGGATGCTAG
- the LOC100703068 gene encoding serine palmitoyltransferase 2 isoform X1: MTESRDTKAADDEVCRRVKNGLKPERNGLAKSLYPRPCHERPSKNRCHTAEEEVYAASYDGRLYSRPFIEYFEETPMMVAVLTYMSYGILTIFGYVRDFLRHWKIERCHIASEKEEQKDFVPLYQDFENFYTRNIYMRIRDNWNRPICSVPGAKMDLMERATYDYNWTFEYTGWVVQDVINLGSYNYLGFAENTGPCADSAAEVTMKYGVGVASTRQEIGNLDRHEEMEKQVARFLGVESAMAFGMGFATNSMNIPALVGKGCLILSDELNHASLVLGARLSGSTIRVFKHNNMQSLEKLLREAVVHGQPRTHRPWKKILIVVEGIYSMEGSIVRLPEVIALKKRYRAYLYLDEAHSIGALGPRGRGVVDYFGLDPCDVDVMMGTFTKSFGAAGGYIAGKRELIEYLRSHSHSAVYATSMSPPVVEQIITSMKCIMGEDGTTIGSERVQQLAENTVYFRKRLREMGFIIYGNNDSPVVPMMLYMPAKIAAFAREMLKRNIGVVVVGFPATPIIESRARFCISAGHSKNMLDQALNVISEVGDLLQLKYSRHRLQPSSARPFDDDVYEDIDD, encoded by the exons ATGACCGAAAGCCGCGACACCAAAGCAGCCGACGACGAAGTGTGTCGGCGGGTGAAGAACGGGCTGAAGCCGGAGAGAAACGGTTTGGCGAAGAGCCTCTACCCCCGCCCCTGCCATGAGCGGCCGTCCAAGAACCGCTGCCACACCGCCGAGGAGGAG GTCTATGCAGCGTCATACGACGGCAGGCTGTACAGCCGGCCCTTCATCGAGTACTTTGAAGAGACCCCCATGATGGTGGCAGTGCTCACATACATGAGCTATGGCATCCTGACCATCTTTGGCTACGTCCGTGACTTCCTCCGTCACTGGAAGATTGAAAGGTGCCACATCGCCAGTGAGAAAGAGGAGCAAAAG GATTTTGTACCGCTCTACCAGGATTTTGAGAACTTTTACACCAGAAACATTTATATGCGGATAAGAGACAACTGGAACAGGCCTATATGCAGCGTCCCGGGAGCCAAGATGGATCTGATGGAACGAGCCACCTACGACTACAACTGGACTTTTGA ATACACAGGTTGGGTAGTGCAGGATGTGATTAACTTGGGCTCGTATAATTACCTCGGCTTCGCTGAGAATACAGGTCCATGTGCTGACTCCGCAGCTGAAGTCACCATGAAGTACGGTGTTGGAGTTGCGAGCACGAGGCAGGAGATTG GTAACCTGGACAGACACGAggagatggagaaacaggtggCTCGGTTCCTGGGTGTGGAATCAGCCATGGCGTTCGGCATGGGATTTGCAACTAACTCAATGAACATACCAGCACTCGTTGGCAAG GGTTGTCTAATCCTGAGTGATGAGCTGAACCATGCCTCTCTGGTCCTGGGAGCCAGACTATCTGGGTCCACCATCAGAGTCTTTAAACACAACA ATATGCAGAGCCTTGAAAAACTGTTGAGAGAAGCCGTCGTTCATGGCCAACCCAGGACTCACAGACCATGGAAGAAGATCCTAATAGTGGTTGAAGGCATTTACAG CATGGAGGGCAGCATAGTCCGCCTGCCAGAAGTGATTGCCTTAAAGAAGCGCTACCGGGCCTACCTTTACTTGGATGAAGCCCACAGTATAGGGGCCCTGGGTCCAAGAGGAAGAGGTGTGGTGGATTACTTTGGCCTCGACCCATGTGACGTGGACGTCATGATGGGCACTTTTACCAAAAGCTTTGGTGCTGCAGGTGGATACATCGCAGGGAAAAGG GAGCTCATCGAATACCTGCGCTCACATTCCCACAGTGCGGTCTACGCCACCTCCATGTCTCCTCCTGTGGTGGAGCAAATCATCACTTCTATGAAGTGCATTATGGGAGAGGATGGCACAACAATAG GCAGTGAGCGTGTGCAGCAGCTGGCAGAGAACACGGTCTATTTCCGCAAGAGGCTTCGAGAAATGGGCTTCATCATCTATGGCAACAACGACTCTCCCGTCGTACCCATGATGCTCTACATGCCCGCCAAGATAGC AGCGTTTGCCAGGGAGATGCTGAAGAGGAACATTGGCGTGGTGGTCGTGGGCTTCCCTGCTACACCCATCATTGAGTCGCGAGCGCGCTTCTGCATCTCTGCCGGCCACTCGAAAAACATGCTCGACCAG GCGCTGAACGTCATCAGCGAGGTTGGAGACCTCCTTCAGCTCAAGTACTCCCGTCACAGACTGCAGCCGTCTTCTGCGCGGCCTTTTGATGATGATGTGTATGAGGACATTGACGACTGA
- the LOC100703068 gene encoding serine palmitoyltransferase 2 isoform X2, producing the protein MTESRDTKAADDEVCRRVKNGLKPERNGLAKSLYPRPCHERPSKNRCHTAEEEVYAASYDGRLYSRPFIEYFEETPMMVAVLTYMSYGILTIFGYVRDFLRHWKIERCHIASEKEEQKDFVPLYQDFENFYTRNIYMRIRDNWNRPICSVPGAKMDLMERATYDYNWTFEYTGWVVQDVINLGSYNYLGFAENTGPCADSAAEVTMKYGVGVASTRQEIGNLDRHEEMEKQVARFLGVESAMAFGMGFATNSMNIPALVGKGCLILSDELNHASLVLGARLSGSTIRVFKHNNMQSLEKLLREAVVHGQPRTHRPWKKILIVVEGIYSMEGSIVRLPEVIALKKRYRAYLYLDEAHSIGALGPRGRGVVDYFGLDPCDVDVMMGTFTKSFGAAGGYIAGKRELIEYLRSHSHSAVYATSMSPPVVEQIITSMKCIMGEDGTTIGSERVQQLAENTVYFRKRLREMGFIIYGNNDSPVVPMMLYMPAKIAAFAREMLKRNIGVVVVGFPATPIIESRARFCISAGHSKNMLDQKSIKGQECLTGI; encoded by the exons ATGACCGAAAGCCGCGACACCAAAGCAGCCGACGACGAAGTGTGTCGGCGGGTGAAGAACGGGCTGAAGCCGGAGAGAAACGGTTTGGCGAAGAGCCTCTACCCCCGCCCCTGCCATGAGCGGCCGTCCAAGAACCGCTGCCACACCGCCGAGGAGGAG GTCTATGCAGCGTCATACGACGGCAGGCTGTACAGCCGGCCCTTCATCGAGTACTTTGAAGAGACCCCCATGATGGTGGCAGTGCTCACATACATGAGCTATGGCATCCTGACCATCTTTGGCTACGTCCGTGACTTCCTCCGTCACTGGAAGATTGAAAGGTGCCACATCGCCAGTGAGAAAGAGGAGCAAAAG GATTTTGTACCGCTCTACCAGGATTTTGAGAACTTTTACACCAGAAACATTTATATGCGGATAAGAGACAACTGGAACAGGCCTATATGCAGCGTCCCGGGAGCCAAGATGGATCTGATGGAACGAGCCACCTACGACTACAACTGGACTTTTGA ATACACAGGTTGGGTAGTGCAGGATGTGATTAACTTGGGCTCGTATAATTACCTCGGCTTCGCTGAGAATACAGGTCCATGTGCTGACTCCGCAGCTGAAGTCACCATGAAGTACGGTGTTGGAGTTGCGAGCACGAGGCAGGAGATTG GTAACCTGGACAGACACGAggagatggagaaacaggtggCTCGGTTCCTGGGTGTGGAATCAGCCATGGCGTTCGGCATGGGATTTGCAACTAACTCAATGAACATACCAGCACTCGTTGGCAAG GGTTGTCTAATCCTGAGTGATGAGCTGAACCATGCCTCTCTGGTCCTGGGAGCCAGACTATCTGGGTCCACCATCAGAGTCTTTAAACACAACA ATATGCAGAGCCTTGAAAAACTGTTGAGAGAAGCCGTCGTTCATGGCCAACCCAGGACTCACAGACCATGGAAGAAGATCCTAATAGTGGTTGAAGGCATTTACAG CATGGAGGGCAGCATAGTCCGCCTGCCAGAAGTGATTGCCTTAAAGAAGCGCTACCGGGCCTACCTTTACTTGGATGAAGCCCACAGTATAGGGGCCCTGGGTCCAAGAGGAAGAGGTGTGGTGGATTACTTTGGCCTCGACCCATGTGACGTGGACGTCATGATGGGCACTTTTACCAAAAGCTTTGGTGCTGCAGGTGGATACATCGCAGGGAAAAGG GAGCTCATCGAATACCTGCGCTCACATTCCCACAGTGCGGTCTACGCCACCTCCATGTCTCCTCCTGTGGTGGAGCAAATCATCACTTCTATGAAGTGCATTATGGGAGAGGATGGCACAACAATAG GCAGTGAGCGTGTGCAGCAGCTGGCAGAGAACACGGTCTATTTCCGCAAGAGGCTTCGAGAAATGGGCTTCATCATCTATGGCAACAACGACTCTCCCGTCGTACCCATGATGCTCTACATGCCCGCCAAGATAGC AGCGTTTGCCAGGGAGATGCTGAAGAGGAACATTGGCGTGGTGGTCGTGGGCTTCCCTGCTACACCCATCATTGAGTCGCGAGCGCGCTTCTGCATCTCTGCCGGCCACTCGAAAAACATGCTCGACCAG AAATCCATCAAAGGACAAGAATGCCTCACTGGGATTTAG